In Agromyces archimandritae, one genomic interval encodes:
- the coaBC gene encoding bifunctional phosphopantothenoylcysteine decarboxylase/phosphopantothenate--cysteine ligase CoaBC gives MTPLNVVVGITGGIAAYKAVGVVRQLVLAGHDVHVVPTEAALRFVGTPTLEAISRNPVATDLYEGVAEVRHVAIGQAADLIVIAPATANTIAKLAAGIADDLLGNTVLASLAPLVIAPAMHTEMWRHPATQANIATLAARGVTIVGPESGQLTGADAGPGRMSEPADIVAAALARVAALQPEQDLAGRRVVVTAGGTREPLDPVRFLGNRSSGKQGAAIAEAAALRGAEVTLIAANLETDAPSGCRVVPVSTAAELRDATLAEAAGADLVVMAAAVADYRPAAVSEQKIKKGAGDAGLSLELVRNPDILAELGRAPHEGTVLVGFAAETEADDDRLLELGREKRRAKGADFLVVNRVGWHEGFASDENLVIVIGPDDGIVTRAHGTKVSVAHRILDVVV, from the coding sequence GTGACGCCGCTCAACGTCGTCGTCGGCATCACCGGCGGCATCGCCGCGTACAAGGCCGTCGGCGTCGTCCGGCAGCTCGTGCTCGCCGGCCACGACGTCCACGTCGTGCCGACCGAGGCCGCGCTGCGGTTCGTCGGCACACCGACCCTCGAGGCGATCTCACGGAACCCGGTCGCGACCGATCTCTACGAGGGCGTCGCCGAGGTGCGGCATGTCGCCATCGGCCAGGCGGCCGACCTCATCGTGATCGCCCCGGCCACCGCGAACACGATCGCCAAGCTCGCCGCGGGCATCGCCGACGACCTGCTCGGCAACACGGTGCTGGCAAGCCTCGCTCCGCTCGTCATCGCCCCGGCGATGCACACCGAGATGTGGCGGCATCCGGCGACGCAGGCGAATATCGCCACGCTCGCCGCTCGCGGGGTCACGATCGTCGGGCCCGAATCGGGGCAGCTGACGGGTGCGGATGCCGGTCCGGGCCGGATGAGCGAGCCGGCCGATATCGTCGCGGCGGCCCTGGCCCGCGTCGCCGCCCTGCAGCCCGAACAGGACCTCGCGGGGCGGCGCGTCGTCGTCACGGCCGGCGGAACCCGCGAACCGCTCGACCCCGTGCGCTTCCTCGGCAACCGTTCGAGCGGCAAACAGGGCGCGGCCATCGCCGAGGCGGCCGCGCTCCGCGGCGCCGAGGTGACGTTGATCGCGGCGAACCTCGAGACCGATGCGCCGAGCGGATGCCGCGTGGTCCCGGTCTCGACGGCCGCCGAGCTCCGCGACGCGACGCTCGCCGAGGCGGCCGGAGCCGATCTCGTCGTCATGGCCGCCGCCGTCGCCGACTACCGTCCGGCCGCCGTGAGCGAGCAGAAGATCAAGAAGGGCGCCGGCGACGCCGGGCTGAGCCTCGAGCTCGTGCGCAACCCCGACATCCTCGCCGAGCTCGGCCGTGCGCCGCACGAGGGCACCGTGCTCGTCGGCTTCGCCGCCGAGACGGAGGCCGACGATGATCGCCTCCTCGAGCTCGGCCGCGAGAAGCGCCGGGCCAAGGGCGCCGATTTCCTCGTCGTCAACCGGGTCGGCTGGCACGAGGGATTCGCGAGCGATGAGAACCTCGTCATCGTCATCGGGCCCGACGACGGGATCGTCACACGGGCACACGGAACGAAGGTGTCGGTAGCCCACCGCATCCTCGACGTGGTTGTCTAG
- a CDS encoding primosomal protein N': MTAGPAVARVAVDSPLPQLDQFFDYAVPERLREGVRAGQRVRMPLRSGGRIAHGWIVELVEMSTYEGRLAELEDLVSEVPVLAPEVWRLARSLADRAAGCASDILRLAIPQRYVRAEKAWLAGDIDAGPLPADPPPVAGYVPGEVEAGIRAGERMTLAAVPRPVVLPGGATVGAWAVTLAEAAAHALAGDRSAILVVPDYRDQEQLEAALADRIPAERIVRTDARQPGAARFTGFLRASGEDARVIVGNRSAVYAPAARLGLIAIWDDGDPLHAEPLAPGVHARDAALMRQEQSGAALVFLGHTRTVEVQRLVEIGWVRPVPRERAVRPHVVVTAQQASATGPAAAARIPPTAWAAAGEAARHGPVLVQVAQPGYAPLLACADCGAAASCVACGGMLHVPARGAEALCRLCGRGGGDWRCAACEGTRLRRATVGSARTAEELGRAFPAVRIVRSDGERPVLAVDDAPQLVVATRGAEPVAAGGYRAVLLLDGERMLVRESLRVAEDCLRWWSNAAALAAADAPVYLVGVGGGLGRALATWRQDRWAAEELAARRELRFPPAIRVATVRAGRQVLDRTLGEAASLGDAVDVLGPVPEEGGEPGLERAILRVEYGTAGRLAAILKAEQIRVATARRRPVAGQPVRKPPTLRVRFDDPDVP, translated from the coding sequence ATGACGGCCGGCCCGGCCGTCGCGCGGGTCGCGGTCGACTCCCCGCTGCCGCAGCTCGATCAGTTCTTCGACTACGCGGTGCCCGAACGGCTCCGCGAAGGCGTACGCGCCGGGCAGCGGGTACGGATGCCGCTGCGTTCGGGCGGGCGGATCGCCCACGGCTGGATCGTCGAGCTCGTCGAGATGAGCACGTACGAGGGGCGGCTCGCCGAGCTGGAGGATCTCGTCTCGGAGGTGCCGGTGCTCGCCCCGGAGGTGTGGCGGCTCGCCCGGAGCCTTGCGGACCGGGCCGCCGGATGCGCGAGCGACATCCTGCGGCTGGCGATCCCGCAACGGTACGTGCGGGCCGAGAAGGCGTGGCTGGCCGGCGATATCGACGCCGGTCCGTTGCCGGCGGATCCGCCGCCCGTGGCCGGGTACGTGCCCGGCGAGGTCGAGGCCGGCATCCGGGCGGGGGAGCGGATGACGCTCGCGGCGGTGCCGCGACCGGTCGTGCTGCCGGGCGGGGCGACCGTCGGGGCGTGGGCGGTGACGCTCGCGGAGGCGGCCGCGCATGCCCTGGCCGGGGATCGGAGCGCGATCCTCGTCGTGCCCGACTACCGGGATCAGGAGCAGCTGGAGGCGGCCCTCGCCGACCGCATCCCCGCGGAGCGCATCGTCCGCACCGATGCACGGCAGCCCGGTGCGGCGCGGTTCACCGGGTTCCTCCGCGCCTCCGGCGAGGATGCGCGCGTCATCGTCGGCAATCGTTCCGCCGTGTATGCGCCGGCCGCCAGGCTCGGCCTCATCGCGATCTGGGACGACGGCGATCCGCTGCACGCCGAGCCGCTCGCCCCGGGCGTGCACGCCCGGGATGCGGCACTCATGCGGCAGGAGCAGAGCGGTGCGGCGCTCGTCTTCCTCGGGCACACCCGCACGGTCGAGGTGCAGCGTCTCGTCGAGATCGGCTGGGTGCGGCCGGTGCCGCGCGAGCGGGCGGTCCGCCCGCATGTCGTCGTGACCGCGCAGCAGGCTTCGGCCACCGGGCCGGCGGCGGCCGCGCGTATTCCGCCGACGGCATGGGCTGCGGCCGGCGAGGCGGCACGGCACGGACCGGTCCTCGTGCAGGTCGCCCAGCCGGGGTATGCACCGCTCCTGGCCTGTGCGGACTGCGGCGCGGCGGCCTCGTGCGTGGCGTGCGGGGGCATGCTGCACGTGCCGGCGCGCGGGGCCGAAGCGCTGTGCCGGCTGTGCGGGCGCGGCGGCGGCGACTGGCGGTGCGCGGCGTGCGAGGGCACGCGCCTGCGGCGTGCGACGGTGGGGTCGGCACGCACCGCGGAGGAGCTCGGGCGCGCGTTCCCGGCCGTGCGCATCGTCCGAAGCGACGGCGAACGCCCCGTGCTCGCCGTCGACGACGCCCCGCAGCTGGTCGTCGCGACGCGCGGCGCCGAACCGGTCGCGGCCGGCGGCTACCGGGCCGTGCTCCTCCTCGACGGCGAGCGGATGCTCGTCCGCGAGTCGCTCCGGGTCGCCGAGGACTGCTTGCGCTGGTGGTCGAACGCGGCGGCCCTCGCGGCGGCGGATGCGCCCGTGTACCTGGTCGGCGTCGGCGGCGGCCTCGGCCGTGCCCTTGCGACCTGGCGGCAGGACCGCTGGGCGGCCGAGGAGCTCGCCGCCCGGCGCGAACTGCGGTTCCCGCCGGCGATCCGGGTGGCGACGGTGCGGGCCGGCAGGCAGGTGCTCGATCGCACGCTCGGCGAGGCGGCCTCGCTCGGCGATGCGGTGGATGTGCTGGGCCCGGTGCCCGAGGAAGGCGGCGAACCCGGACTCGAGCGCGCGATCCTCCGGGTCGAGTACGGCACCGCCGGACGCCTGGCCGCGATCCTGAAGGCCGAGCAGATCCGGGTCGCGACGGCACGCCGGCGGCCCGTCGCCGGCCAGCCCGTACGGAAGCCGCCGACGCTCCGGGTGCGCTTCGACGACCCCGACGTGCCCTGA
- the metK gene encoding methionine adenosyltransferase: MSGLRLFTSESVTEGHPDKICDQVSDSILDAIIGQDPNARVAVETLVTTGLVHVAGEVTTSGYVEIPHIVRDRVTEIGYDSSDVWFDGRSCGVSVSIGGQSPDIAQGVDDAFETREGSSVDELDRQGAGDQGIMFGFATRETPELMPVPIWLAHRLAERLAAVRKDGLLDYLRPDGKTQVTIGYEGQTPRSIETVVLSTQHSPQVATAQLRAEVEELVIRPVLETVELTRNELRVLINPTGRFEIGGPQGDAGLTGRKIIIDTYGGASRHGGGAFSGKDPSKVDRSAAYAMRWAAKNAVAAGLADRLELQVAYAIGAAAPVGLYVETFGTAHVPEDRLIAAIREVFDLRPAAIIRDLDLLRPIYAQTASYGHFGRELPDFTWERTDRVDELRAAAGL, from the coding sequence ATGAGCGGACTGCGTCTCTTCACCTCCGAATCGGTCACCGAGGGTCACCCCGACAAGATCTGCGACCAGGTCTCGGATTCGATCCTCGACGCCATCATCGGTCAGGATCCGAATGCGCGCGTCGCCGTCGAGACGCTCGTGACGACCGGCCTCGTGCACGTCGCCGGCGAGGTGACGACCTCGGGGTACGTCGAGATCCCGCATATCGTGCGCGACCGGGTCACCGAGATCGGATACGACTCCTCGGACGTGTGGTTCGACGGGCGCAGCTGCGGTGTCTCGGTGTCGATCGGCGGCCAGTCGCCCGATATCGCCCAGGGCGTCGATGACGCTTTCGAGACCCGCGAGGGGTCGAGCGTCGACGAGCTCGACCGGCAGGGCGCCGGCGACCAGGGCATCATGTTCGGCTTCGCCACCCGGGAGACGCCCGAGCTCATGCCCGTGCCGATCTGGCTCGCCCATCGGCTCGCCGAACGGCTCGCCGCCGTCCGGAAGGACGGACTGCTCGACTACCTCCGCCCGGACGGCAAGACCCAGGTCACGATCGGCTACGAGGGCCAGACGCCGCGTTCCATCGAAACCGTGGTGCTCTCCACGCAGCATTCGCCGCAGGTGGCGACGGCGCAGCTCCGCGCCGAGGTCGAGGAACTCGTCATCCGCCCGGTGCTCGAGACGGTCGAGCTCACGCGGAATGAGCTCCGGGTCCTCATCAACCCGACCGGCCGTTTCGAGATCGGCGGCCCGCAGGGCGATGCGGGCCTCACCGGCCGCAAGATCATCATCGACACCTACGGCGGTGCGAGCCGGCACGGCGGCGGCGCCTTCAGCGGCAAGGATCCGTCGAAGGTCGACCGTTCGGCGGCGTACGCCATGCGCTGGGCCGCGAAGAACGCCGTCGCGGCGGGTCTGGCGGACCGCCTCGAACTGCAGGTGGCGTACGCGATCGGCGCCGCCGCCCCCGTCGGCCTGTACGTCGAGACCTTCGGCACGGCCCATGTGCCCGAGGACCGCCTCATCGCCGCGATCCGCGAGGTCTTCGACCTGCGCCCGGCGGCGATCATCCGCGATCTCGACCTGCTCCGCCCGATCTACGCGCAGACGGCCAGCTACGGTCACTTCGGCCGCGAGCTCCCCGATTTCACCTGGGAGCGCACCGACCGGGTCGACGAGCTGCGGGCCGCCGCCGGGCTCTGA
- the gmk gene encoding guanylate kinase, with translation MSDPQSAVASRSNPPEVDRVAASRAAVAARRARAAVKAEIAGGMRSPLDVLRAAFEHPDSPEGRLRVTEFLTSIPAIGVTKAARMMEQLDIAASKRVGGLGRLQRRRMREHLAAWVAAHGGTGDRLVVLAGPTAVGKGTVAAEIRANHPDVLLSVSATTRPPRPGEVEGESYFFVDDAEFDRMVAAGELLEWATVHNAYRYGTPRGPVEEAIAAGHSVLLEIDIQGARSVRRSWPDATLVFLLPPSWDELVRRLVGRGTESPAEQQRRLETAKTELAAVDEFDHQVVNRDVAEAAQKVVDLTRPRRG, from the coding sequence ATGTCTGACCCCCAGTCCGCGGTCGCGTCGCGTTCGAACCCGCCCGAGGTCGACCGCGTCGCCGCGAGCCGCGCGGCCGTCGCGGCTCGTCGTGCCCGCGCAGCCGTGAAAGCGGAGATCGCCGGCGGGATGCGCAGCCCGCTCGACGTGCTCCGGGCCGCGTTCGAGCATCCCGACAGCCCCGAGGGGCGGTTGCGGGTGACCGAGTTCCTCACCTCGATCCCCGCGATCGGGGTGACGAAGGCCGCGCGCATGATGGAGCAGCTGGACATCGCCGCCTCCAAACGCGTCGGCGGCCTCGGCAGGCTGCAGCGCCGGCGGATGCGCGAGCACCTGGCCGCCTGGGTCGCCGCGCACGGCGGCACCGGCGATCGGCTCGTGGTGCTGGCCGGCCCGACCGCCGTCGGCAAGGGCACGGTGGCCGCCGAGATCCGCGCGAACCACCCCGATGTGCTGCTCTCGGTGTCGGCGACGACGCGTCCGCCGCGCCCCGGGGAGGTCGAGGGGGAGAGTTACTTCTTCGTCGACGACGCCGAGTTCGACCGGATGGTCGCCGCCGGTGAACTGCTCGAATGGGCCACGGTGCACAATGCGTACCGTTACGGCACACCGCGCGGCCCCGTCGAGGAGGCGATCGCGGCGGGCCACTCCGTGCTGCTGGAGATCGACATCCAGGGTGCCCGTTCGGTGCGCCGCTCCTGGCCCGACGCGACGCTCGTGTTCCTGTTGCCGCCGAGCTGGGACGAACTCGTGCGCCGACTCGTCGGCCGCGGCACCGAATCGCCGGCCGAGCAGCAGCGTCGGCTCGAGACGGCCAAGACCGAGCTGGCCGCCGTCGACGAGTTCGATCACCAGGTCGTCAACCGCGACGTGGCCGAGGCCGCGCAAAAGGTCGTAGACTTGACGAGGCCGCGCAGGGGCTGA
- the carB gene encoding carbamoyl-phosphate synthase large subunit, which produces MPKRDDINSVLVIGSGPIVIGQAAEFDYSGTQACRVLRSEGVRVILVNPNPATIMTDPDFADATYVEPITPEIIEAIIEKERPDAVLPTLGGQTALNAAIALYDAGILDKHGVELIGAKVEAIRKGEDRQLFKDLVIECGADVARSHVATTLEDAKAYAEDLGYPLVVRPSFTMGGLGSGFAYTEEELVRIVTQGLHDSPTHEVLLEESILGWKEYELELMRDTADNTVVVCSIENVDPVGVHTGDSITVAPALTLTDREYQNLRDIGIDIIRAVGVDTGGCNIQFAVNPETGRVIVIEMNPRVSRSSALASKATGFPIAKIAAKLAIGYRLDEIPNDITKVTPASFEPTLDYVVVKVPRFAFEKFPAADPTLTTTMKSVGEAMAIGRNFTTALQKALRSLEKRGSGFHWGEETRSIDELLDAARIPTDGRIVLVQQAMRAGASIGQVFEATKIDPWFLDQIALVNEVAAELAAADHLSAELLFRAKDHGFSDAQIGQLRGFGDDADQTVRDIRHQLGIRPVFKTVDTCAGEFPALTPYHYSSYDFETEVAPSDRRKVVILGSGPNRIGQGVEFDYSCVHASFALSDAGFETIMINCNPETVSTDYDTSDRLYFEPLTLEDVLEVIHAEQSSGELVGVVVQLGGQTALGLAKGLEAAGVPILGTSPAAIDLAEERGLFSGILASAGLAAPRNGTAVDLPGAAAVAEEIGYPVLVRPSFVLGGRGMEIVYDQANLADYFARIEGQGIVGPTHPLLVDRFLDDAVEIDVDALFDGGELYIGGIMEHIEEAGIHSGDSSCTLPPVGLGRAEIERVRDATLAIAQGIGVQGLLNVQFAIGAGVLYVLEANPRASRTVPFVSKALGIPLAKAASRIMTGSSIAELVEEGLLPAADGSEVPADAPVAVKEAVLPFHRFRTRDGRMVDSVLGPEMRSTGEVMGIDRDFPRAFAKSQLAAYGGMSATGTVFVSVSDRDKRSIVLPVLRLRERGYEILATEGTAEILRRNGIESRQVLKFSEKHDDSEPSVVELINDGEVDVVINTPSGRSARADGYEIRAAAVAADIPLFTTIAELSAAVASLEVVHGRFEVTSLQEYQARREGAA; this is translated from the coding sequence ATGCCCAAGCGCGACGACATCAATTCGGTCCTCGTCATCGGCTCCGGCCCGATCGTCATCGGGCAGGCCGCCGAGTTCGACTACTCCGGCACCCAGGCGTGCCGCGTCCTCCGCAGCGAGGGGGTGCGCGTCATCCTCGTCAACCCCAACCCGGCGACGATCATGACCGACCCCGACTTCGCCGACGCCACCTACGTCGAACCGATCACCCCCGAGATCATCGAGGCGATCATCGAGAAGGAACGCCCCGACGCGGTGCTGCCCACCCTCGGCGGTCAGACGGCCCTGAACGCGGCGATCGCCCTCTACGACGCCGGCATTCTCGACAAGCACGGCGTCGAGCTCATCGGCGCCAAGGTCGAGGCGATCCGCAAGGGCGAGGACCGTCAGCTCTTCAAGGACCTCGTCATCGAGTGCGGCGCCGACGTCGCCCGCTCGCATGTGGCGACGACCCTCGAGGACGCGAAGGCGTACGCCGAGGATCTCGGCTACCCCCTCGTGGTGCGCCCCTCCTTCACGATGGGCGGCCTCGGCTCCGGCTTCGCCTACACCGAGGAGGAGCTCGTCCGCATCGTCACGCAGGGCCTGCACGACTCGCCCACGCACGAGGTGCTCCTTGAGGAGTCCATCCTCGGCTGGAAGGAGTACGAGCTCGAGCTCATGCGCGACACGGCCGACAACACGGTCGTCGTCTGCTCGATCGAGAACGTCGATCCCGTCGGCGTGCACACGGGCGACTCGATCACCGTCGCCCCGGCGCTCACCCTCACCGACCGCGAGTACCAGAACCTCCGCGATATCGGCATCGACATCATCCGCGCCGTCGGCGTCGACACGGGCGGCTGCAACATCCAGTTCGCCGTGAACCCCGAGACCGGTCGCGTGATCGTCATCGAGATGAACCCGCGCGTCTCCCGCTCCTCGGCCCTCGCGTCGAAAGCGACCGGCTTCCCGATCGCGAAGATCGCCGCGAAGCTCGCCATCGGCTACCGTCTCGACGAGATCCCGAACGACATCACGAAGGTGACCCCGGCATCCTTCGAGCCGACGCTCGACTACGTGGTCGTGAAGGTGCCGCGCTTCGCATTCGAGAAGTTCCCGGCCGCAGACCCGACGCTGACCACCACCATGAAGTCGGTCGGCGAGGCGATGGCGATCGGCCGCAACTTCACGACGGCCCTGCAAAAGGCCCTCCGCTCGCTCGAGAAGCGCGGGTCCGGCTTCCACTGGGGCGAGGAGACGCGAAGCATCGACGAGCTCCTGGATGCCGCGCGCATCCCCACCGACGGGCGCATCGTGCTCGTCCAGCAGGCGATGCGGGCCGGCGCCAGCATCGGGCAGGTGTTCGAGGCGACGAAGATCGACCCGTGGTTCCTCGACCAGATCGCCCTCGTCAACGAGGTCGCGGCCGAACTCGCCGCCGCCGACCACCTGAGCGCAGAACTGCTGTTCCGCGCGAAGGACCACGGCTTCTCCGATGCGCAGATCGGCCAGCTCCGCGGCTTCGGCGACGACGCGGACCAGACGGTCCGCGACATCCGGCACCAGCTCGGCATCCGCCCGGTGTTCAAGACCGTCGACACCTGCGCGGGCGAGTTCCCGGCCCTCACCCCGTACCACTACTCGAGCTACGACTTCGAGACCGAGGTCGCCCCGAGCGACCGCAGGAAGGTCGTCATCCTCGGCTCGGGTCCGAACCGCATCGGGCAGGGCGTGGAGTTCGACTACTCGTGCGTGCACGCCTCCTTCGCCCTGTCGGACGCGGGCTTCGAGACGATCATGATCAACTGCAACCCCGAGACGGTCTCGACCGACTACGACACGAGCGACCGGCTCTACTTCGAGCCGCTCACGCTCGAGGACGTGCTCGAGGTCATCCACGCCGAGCAGTCCTCCGGCGAACTCGTCGGCGTCGTCGTCCAGCTCGGCGGGCAGACCGCGCTCGGCCTGGCGAAGGGCCTCGAGGCGGCCGGCGTGCCGATCCTCGGCACGAGCCCGGCGGCGATCGACCTCGCCGAGGAGCGCGGGCTCTTCTCCGGCATCCTCGCCTCGGCCGGCCTCGCCGCCCCCCGCAACGGCACCGCCGTCGACCTGCCGGGCGCGGCCGCCGTCGCCGAGGAGATCGGCTACCCGGTGCTCGTCCGCCCGAGCTTCGTGCTCGGCGGCCGCGGGATGGAGATCGTCTACGACCAGGCGAACCTCGCCGACTACTTCGCCCGCATCGAGGGGCAGGGCATCGTCGGGCCCACGCATCCGCTGCTCGTGGACCGCTTCCTCGACGACGCCGTGGAGATCGACGTCGACGCCCTCTTCGACGGCGGCGAGCTGTACATCGGCGGCATCATGGAGCACATCGAGGAGGCCGGCATCCACTCCGGCGACTCGAGCTGCACCCTGCCGCCCGTCGGCCTCGGCCGCGCCGAGATCGAGCGGGTGCGCGACGCGACGCTCGCGATCGCCCAGGGCATCGGCGTCCAGGGCCTGCTGAACGTGCAGTTCGCGATCGGCGCCGGCGTGCTCTACGTGCTCGAAGCTAACCCGCGCGCCTCGCGCACGGTGCCGTTCGTCTCGAAGGCCCTCGGCATCCCGCTCGCCAAGGCCGCCAGCCGCATCATGACGGGTTCGAGCATCGCCGAGCTCGTCGAGGAGGGCCTGCTTCCGGCCGCGGACGGCTCCGAGGTGCCCGCGGACGCGCCGGTCGCCGTGAAGGAGGCCGTGCTGCCCTTCCACCGATTCCGCACCCGCGACGGCCGCATGGTCGATTCGGTGCTCGGGCCCGAGATGCGTTCGACGGGCGAGGTCATGGGCATCGACCGCGACTTCCCGCGCGCCTTCGCGAAGAGCCAGCTCGCCGCATACGGCGGGATGTCGGCGACCGGAACCGTCTTCGTCTCGGTCTCCGACCGCGACAAGCGTTCGATCGTGCTGCCGGTGCTCCGCCTCCGCGAGCGCGGCTACGAGATCCTCGCGACCGAGGGCACGGCCGAGATCCTGCGCCGCAACGGCATCGAGTCGCGCCAGGTGCTGAAGTTCTCCGAGAAGCATGACGACTCGGAGCCCTCGGTCGTCGAGCTCATCAACGACGGCGAGGTCGACGTGGTGATCAACACCCCGTCCGGACGTTCCGCGCGCGCCGACGGGTACGAGATCCGCGCGGCCGCCGTCGCCGCCGACATCCCGCTGTTCACGACGATCGCCGAGCTGTCGGCGGCCGTCGCGTCGCTGGAGGTCGTGCACGGCCGCTTCGAGGTGACGAGCCTGCAGGAGTACCAGGCCCGGCGGGAGGGCGCGGCGTGA
- the fmt gene encoding methionyl-tRNA formyltransferase, which yields MPRLRIVFAGTPDAAVPSLERLAGSGHEIVGVVTRPDAPLGRKRVMTPSPVARAADALALPVLKTARLDDAATAAIAAWRPELGVIVAYGGLVREPLLSQPAHGWVNLHFSLLPAWRGAAPVQRALIAGDETTGAAVFRLVPELDAGAVYGTIERATGQATAGELLARLADDGAELLERVVDEIAESTAVAEAQEGEPTFAPKLGIDDGRLDWSRPAAELLARYRGVTPEPGAWTTTDGARLKVLALAPAVDAAAPPTTPGTAALDDRRALVAAADGPLELLRVQPAGKPAMNGADWLRGRGGEAVLG from the coding sequence GTGCCCCGCCTTCGTATCGTCTTCGCCGGAACCCCGGACGCCGCCGTGCCGAGCCTCGAACGGCTCGCCGGCAGCGGCCACGAGATCGTCGGTGTCGTCACGCGGCCCGACGCGCCGCTCGGGCGGAAGCGGGTGATGACCCCGTCGCCGGTGGCTCGGGCCGCCGACGCCCTGGCGCTGCCGGTGCTGAAGACCGCGCGTCTCGACGACGCTGCGACGGCCGCGATCGCCGCGTGGCGGCCCGAGCTCGGCGTGATCGTCGCCTACGGCGGTCTCGTGCGCGAGCCGTTGCTGTCGCAGCCTGCGCACGGCTGGGTGAATCTGCACTTCTCGCTGCTGCCCGCCTGGCGCGGGGCCGCCCCGGTGCAACGGGCGCTCATCGCCGGCGACGAGACGACGGGCGCCGCGGTGTTCCGCCTCGTGCCGGAGCTCGACGCCGGTGCCGTATACGGCACGATCGAACGAGCGACGGGGCAGGCGACCGCCGGCGAGCTCCTCGCCCGCCTCGCCGACGACGGCGCCGAACTGCTCGAACGCGTCGTCGACGAGATCGCCGAAAGCACGGCCGTGGCCGAGGCGCAGGAGGGCGAGCCGACGTTCGCCCCGAAACTCGGCATCGACGACGGCCGCCTCGACTGGTCGCGGCCGGCCGCGGAACTCCTCGCCCGCTACCGCGGCGTCACCCCCGAGCCGGGCGCGTGGACGACGACGGACGGGGCGCGTCTGAAAGTGCTCGCCCTCGCCCCGGCGGTGGATGCCGCCGCGCCGCCCACGACACCCGGCACCGCCGCCCTCGACGACCGGCGGGCCCTCGTGGCCGCCGCCGACGGGCCGCTCGAGCTCCTCCGCGTGCAGCCCGCCGGAAAGCCCGCCATGAACGGCGCCGACTGGTTGCGCGGCCGCGGCGGCGAGGCGGTGCTCGGATGA
- the pyrF gene encoding orotidine-5'-phosphate decarboxylase: MTDGFGQRLQGVFDTRGRMCLGIDPHPWLLEAWGLDDSGAGVREFGLRAVDAAAGRIGVVKPQIAFFERHGAAGYAALERVFAEARDAGLLVIADAKRGDIGSTVDAYADAWLGDESPLRADAMTIYAYQGLGSIAGVMERADAAGRGLFVVAATSNPEAAAIQQAVLQRSSRAGERVAGALVAGIAAWNAEREGAAEQRLGPIGAVIGATIDPRDFGIDTNEAPRPGLPVLVPGIGFQGGELAEVPARLGALAAGALLTDSRQVLQAGPDGLADAIARRADEIGALDV; encoded by the coding sequence GTGACGGACGGCTTCGGGCAGCGACTGCAGGGCGTCTTCGACACTCGCGGGCGGATGTGCCTCGGCATCGATCCGCACCCGTGGCTGCTCGAGGCGTGGGGGCTCGACGACTCGGGCGCGGGCGTGCGCGAGTTCGGCCTGCGCGCGGTGGATGCCGCGGCCGGCCGCATCGGCGTCGTGAAGCCCCAGATCGCGTTCTTCGAGCGGCACGGAGCCGCCGGGTACGCGGCGCTCGAGCGCGTCTTCGCGGAGGCGCGCGACGCCGGGCTGCTCGTGATCGCCGATGCGAAGCGCGGCGACATCGGCTCGACGGTCGACGCCTATGCCGATGCGTGGCTCGGCGACGAATCGCCGCTCCGCGCCGACGCGATGACGATCTACGCCTATCAGGGGCTCGGATCCATCGCCGGCGTCATGGAGCGGGCGGATGCCGCGGGCCGCGGTCTCTTCGTCGTCGCCGCGACCTCGAACCCCGAGGCCGCCGCGATCCAGCAGGCGGTGCTGCAGCGTTCGAGCCGGGCGGGGGAGCGGGTCGCCGGAGCGCTCGTCGCCGGGATCGCCGCGTGGAATGCCGAACGCGAGGGCGCGGCCGAGCAACGGCTCGGCCCGATCGGCGCCGTCATCGGTGCGACGATCGACCCGCGGGACTTCGGCATCGATACCAATGAAGCCCCGCGTCCGGGCCTGCCCGTGCTCGTGCCGGGCATCGGATTCCAGGGCGGCGAGCTCGCCGAGGTGCCCGCGCGTCTCGGGGCCTTGGCCGCCGGCGCCCTCCTGACAGATTCGCGGCAGGTGCTGCAGGCCGGACCCGACGGCCTCGCCGATGCCATCGCCCGCCGCGCCGACGAGATCGGAGCCCTCGATGTCTGA
- the rpoZ gene encoding DNA-directed RNA polymerase subunit omega has product MAEKLSGIIDPPIDELLSKVDSKYQLVIFASKRARQINDYYADLHEGSLFDNVGPLVDSSIDDKPLSVALHEINEDKLRLRPIGE; this is encoded by the coding sequence ATGGCTGAGAAGCTGTCCGGCATCATCGACCCGCCCATCGACGAGCTGCTGTCCAAGGTCGACTCGAAGTACCAGCTCGTGATCTTCGCGTCGAAGCGGGCGCGTCAGATCAACGACTACTACGCCGACCTGCACGAGGGCAGCCTGTTCGACAACGTCGGGCCGCTCGTCGACTCGTCGATCGACGACAAGCCGCTGTCGGTCGCGCTCCACGAGATCAACGAGGACAAGCTCCGGCTCCGCCCGATCGGCGAGTGA